From the genome of Paraburkholderia flava, one region includes:
- a CDS encoding PLP-dependent aminotransferase family protein, with translation MKIDDSHTKDSTDIQTKVRQATYLEVSRNLEEQVRSGRYPPGSRLPPQRDLALELGLNVSTVSRAYKELQARGLIVASKRRGSIVTGGAMPAVTTSAQRGAGIVAGSADGNSNAVIDLTVNRPATGEFLSQLARTMAVISRDPRFPETQEYQPPQGPEWARAAGAQWIATPDFTPQLDDIVVTSGAQHGLYAVLSSLMGHEGVILCDKLTYYGLKALAPVFQFELIGIPSDDDGLLPDALEDACKRMRVKAIFTVPNLQNPGVVTMSLERRIALVNIAHRHHVAIIEDDVYGPLLRKRLPTIASLCPELTFHVASTSKILAPGLRIGFLLTPPHGAALAAEAVRTTAWMPAPLSTLITTRWIEDGTAQTILDAQREELKARQELARGLLPKELLKSDPACMFVWLRVPAPWRSDDFAANALARGVNTMPASAFAVDRSTIEHGVRVNLACATSREELSRALQVLSRTLRDRPRALYGTI, from the coding sequence ATGAAAATCGACGATAGTCATACAAAAGACAGCACCGACATCCAGACAAAAGTGCGGCAAGCCACCTATCTGGAGGTGTCGCGCAACCTGGAGGAGCAGGTGCGCAGCGGCCGCTATCCGCCGGGCAGTCGTCTGCCGCCGCAGCGCGATCTCGCGCTCGAGCTGGGCCTCAATGTGTCGACGGTGTCGAGGGCGTACAAGGAGTTGCAGGCAAGAGGATTGATCGTTGCCAGCAAGCGACGCGGCTCGATCGTCACGGGCGGCGCGATGCCGGCGGTGACGACGTCCGCGCAACGCGGCGCGGGCATCGTCGCGGGCTCGGCGGACGGCAACTCGAACGCGGTCATCGACCTGACCGTCAACCGTCCGGCAACGGGCGAATTCCTGAGTCAGCTCGCGCGGACGATGGCGGTCATTTCACGCGACCCGCGTTTCCCGGAGACCCAGGAATACCAGCCGCCGCAAGGGCCCGAATGGGCCCGCGCGGCAGGCGCGCAGTGGATCGCCACGCCGGACTTCACGCCGCAGCTCGACGACATCGTCGTGACGAGCGGCGCGCAACATGGGCTGTACGCGGTGTTGAGCAGCCTGATGGGACACGAAGGCGTGATTCTCTGCGACAAGCTCACGTACTACGGCCTCAAGGCGCTGGCGCCGGTGTTCCAGTTCGAATTGATCGGGATTCCTAGCGATGACGACGGCCTGCTACCCGACGCGCTCGAAGATGCGTGCAAGCGGATGCGGGTCAAGGCGATTTTCACGGTGCCGAATCTGCAGAATCCGGGTGTCGTGACGATGAGCCTCGAGCGACGCATTGCGCTCGTCAATATTGCGCACCGCCATCATGTCGCGATCATCGAGGACGACGTGTATGGGCCGCTGCTTCGCAAACGCCTGCCGACGATTGCGAGTCTGTGTCCGGAGCTGACGTTCCACGTTGCGTCGACGTCGAAGATTCTTGCGCCTGGTCTGCGCATCGGCTTTCTGCTCACGCCGCCGCATGGTGCCGCGCTCGCGGCGGAAGCAGTACGCACGACCGCGTGGATGCCCGCGCCGCTGTCGACGCTGATCACGACGCGCTGGATCGAAGACGGCACCGCGCAGACGATCCTCGACGCGCAGCGCGAAGAGCTGAAGGCGCGTCAGGAACTCGCGCGCGGGCTGCTGCCGAAGGAACTGCTGAAGAGCGATCCGGCGTGCATGTTCGTCTGGTTGCGGGTGCCCGCGCCGTGGCGTTCCGACGACTTCGCCGCGAATGCGCTCGCGCGCGGCGTCAATACGATGCCGGCGTCGGCGTTCGCAGTCGATCGTTCGACGATCGAGCATGGCGTGCGCGTGAACCTCGCGTGTGCGACGTCGCGTGAGGAGTTGTCGAGGGCGTTGCAGGTTTTGTCGCGGACGTTGAGGGATCGGCCGCGGGCGTTGTATGGGACGATTTAG